The region TATTCGCTATAATGGCATTAATCTTGTAAATCTTTTTAATCTTGTAGAAATCCCGCCGGGCCGCCGGAGCGGTTCAGACATTATGCAACGACGAAACTTTGTAAAATCAACTTTTGGTGCAGCTGGCTTAGGCGCGGCTGGCCTGAGCCTGACCGGTGCTACCGTAGCGACCGAAGCTTTAGCCGACAACTGGCATTCGCAGCCTGCTTTTCTGGCCAAGAATAACTTCAAACTGAAATATGCCCCGCACTTTGGCATGTTTGAAAACAGCGCAGGTAAAGACCTGATCGACCAGCTCAAATTCATGGCCGATCTGGGTTTTACAGCGCTGGAAGACAATGGTATGATGAGCCGGGAACCCGCCATGCAGACCAAAATAGGTGAGGAGATGGCCCGTCTGGGTATGACGATGGGTGTATTCGTACTCGACAAAGGAGGCAACTCGCAGAATACGCTGGCCGCCGGTAAGCAGGAATATGTTGATATTTTTCTAAATGGCTGCCGCAAAGCTGTTGAAACGGCCAAGCGCTGCAACACGAAGTTCACGACGGTAGTACCGGGCGATTTCGAGCGGAATCTGCCGATTGGTATTCAAACGGGACACGTAATCGACGCCCTGCGCCGGGGTGCCGATATTCTGGCTCCCGCTGGACTAACCATGGTGCTCGAACCCCTCAGCGATTCGCCAAACCTGTTCCTGCGGACGTCGGATCAGACCTACGAAATCTGCCGGGCGGTGAATAGCCCCTCCTGCAAGATTCTGTTTGATATCTACCACATGCAGAAGAACGAAGGGCATGTTATTCCGCATATCAACTGGTGCTGGTCTGAGATTGGTTACTTCCAGATTGGGGACAACCCCGGCCGTAACGAGCCGACAACGGGTGAAATCAATTACAAAAACATCTTCAAGCACATTTACCAGAAGCAGAAAGCCGAGGGCAAAGAGTTTATCTTTGGTATGGAACACGGCAAGTCGCAGAAGGGTAAAGAAGGCGAAATAGCACTTGTAAAAGCCTACGTCGAGTCGGATAGCTTTACCGTGTAGTTTGTAGTACCGAGCGTCGGCCCGGCGACCGTCCCGGTCGGGTATGAAAAGTAATAAATTTCACACCCGAGTGAGACGCT is a window of Spirosoma linguale DSM 74 DNA encoding:
- a CDS encoding Xylose isomerase domain protein TIM barrel (PFAM: Xylose isomerase domain protein TIM barrel~KEGG: pin:Ping_3052 xylose isomerase domain- containing protein), with the translated sequence MQRRNFVKSTFGAAGLGAAGLSLTGATVATEALADNWHSQPAFLAKNNFKLKYAPHFGMFENSAGKDLIDQLKFMADLGFTALEDNGMMSREPAMQTKIGEEMARLGMTMGVFVLDKGGNSQNTLAAGKQEYVDIFLNGCRKAVETAKRCNTKFTTVVPGDFERNLPIGIQTGHVIDALRRGADILAPAGLTMVLEPLSDSPNLFLRTSDQTYEICRAVNSPSCKILFDIYHMQKNEGHVIPHINWCWSEIGYFQIGDNPGRNEPTTGEINYKNIFKHIYQKQKAEGKEFIFGMEHGKSQKGKEGEIALVKAYVESDSFTV